The proteins below come from a single Elstera cyanobacteriorum genomic window:
- a CDS encoding type ISP restriction/modification enzyme, whose protein sequence is MTLISDFIAKVQSIHKTGAATEHTYRPALETLLSGLEKGTTALNEPKRVKCGAPDFIVQRGEIVVGHVEAKDIGLDLRAMRDANKDQQQRYLKALPNLVYTNCLDWDFYRNGERFASVTIADYLMGIQPRPEEYVRLENLLREFIAQKPQSITSSRTLAEMMAGKAGLIKDVLFKVLRDDKELQTDLGGQYKAFREHLIHDIKIEDFADIYAETIAYGMFAARLHDTNLDTFTRQEALELLPKSNPFLRNLFSFVAGPNLDDSIRWIIDDLANVFQAANVAELMQDFGKLTGQNDPFLHFYETFLAAYNPAKRKARGVWYTPEPVVNFIVRAVDEVLLTEFGLADGLADTSKITINIDTKFNDAKGKAISEKREIHRVQILDPATGTGTFLAEVIKQIAPKVKGVAEGMWSGYIERDLIPRLHGFELLMASYAMCHMKLDMILGELGYRPSKAPPRLSVYLTNSLEEGEREVRDLFMAQWLTREAQEANIIKRDMPIMCVLGNPPYSGVSSNTGEWATNLIDPYKKEPGGKVKLKERNPKWVNDDYVKFIRFAEHMISKTGEGVLGFITNHGYIDSPTFRGMRWHLMQSFDKLYVLDLHGNSKKKEVAPDGSNDVNVFDIMQGVAVLIGVKHRKKSEAAKKLPGPAEVFHAEFWGARRQKYSRLQQSSLDSLSWTKLDPDPKYLMFYPINRKLLEAYDAGFELSQFMPMNQIGFQSHRDGFAVAFDKNVMKKRFADMLDERLSDDDLRRRYKLTDNRDWQVQTARSRAKADAGLEDRIVPCDYRPFDRRFCMLDETAMDYPRWTLLKNALFADNFGLNFVRQTKSPAWQHGVVSKFPTPAVYVEIKDGSSFAPLYVREDIDQTRRVNFDAKLWKKLRKLATHPSHGEPDELATFDYIYGVLHCPDYRKTFAEFLKIDFPRIPWPASPTEFWDVAEKGRQLRRLHLMEPVAIGETPYPFQGEGDGIITEPAFKDSKVWINETQHFADVPKIAWDAVIGGYQPAQKWLKDRRGRALSFDDVKHYRQIIKILLETDRIMQTITLTLDVPA, encoded by the coding sequence ATGACGCTTATTTCTGATTTCATTGCCAAAGTTCAGTCCATCCACAAAACCGGTGCAGCCACCGAACATACCTACCGTCCCGCGCTGGAAACGCTACTAAGCGGGTTAGAAAAGGGTACCACCGCCCTCAACGAACCCAAGCGGGTGAAGTGTGGTGCGCCGGACTTTATTGTGCAGCGAGGCGAGATCGTTGTTGGCCATGTCGAGGCTAAAGACATCGGCCTTGACCTGCGTGCCATGCGGGATGCGAACAAGGATCAGCAGCAGCGTTATCTTAAGGCTCTACCGAACTTAGTCTATACTAACTGCCTAGATTGGGATTTCTACCGAAACGGTGAACGCTTCGCTTCCGTGACTATCGCCGACTATTTGATGGGCATTCAACCGAGGCCGGAGGAATATGTTCGTCTCGAAAATTTGCTGCGCGAGTTCATTGCTCAGAAGCCGCAATCTATCACTTCGTCACGTACACTGGCCGAGATGATGGCCGGCAAAGCGGGTCTCATCAAGGACGTACTGTTCAAGGTGCTGCGGGACGACAAAGAATTGCAGACCGATTTGGGCGGGCAATATAAGGCGTTCCGCGAACACCTGATCCACGACATCAAAATCGAGGACTTTGCCGACATCTACGCCGAAACCATCGCTTATGGTATGTTCGCTGCTCGCTTACATGATACAAATTTGGATACGTTTACCCGGCAAGAGGCGCTGGAATTACTGCCCAAATCTAATCCGTTTCTACGTAACCTGTTCAGCTTTGTGGCCGGGCCAAACCTTGATGACAGTATCCGTTGGATCATTGATGATTTGGCGAACGTCTTCCAGGCCGCAAATGTTGCCGAGTTGATGCAAGATTTCGGGAAGTTGACCGGGCAAAACGACCCCTTCTTGCACTTTTATGAAACCTTTCTTGCCGCGTATAACCCGGCAAAGCGCAAGGCGCGGGGCGTCTGGTACACCCCGGAACCCGTGGTCAATTTCATCGTTCGCGCGGTGGACGAGGTTTTACTCACCGAGTTCGGTCTGGCAGATGGGCTGGCGGATACATCTAAAATAACAATCAACATCGACACCAAGTTCAATGATGCCAAAGGAAAGGCAATCAGCGAGAAACGGGAGATCCACAGGGTTCAAATTCTCGATCCTGCTACTGGAACCGGAACCTTTCTGGCAGAAGTTATCAAGCAGATTGCCCCCAAGGTCAAAGGCGTGGCCGAAGGTATGTGGTCGGGGTACATAGAGCGTGATTTGATCCCACGCCTGCACGGTTTCGAGTTGCTGATGGCTTCTTATGCCATGTGCCACATGAAGCTGGACATGATCCTGGGCGAGTTAGGCTATCGCCCCAGCAAAGCGCCACCCAGGCTGTCCGTCTATCTAACCAACAGCCTCGAAGAGGGCGAACGCGAGGTTCGTGATCTGTTTATGGCGCAATGGCTGACCCGCGAGGCGCAAGAGGCAAACATCATCAAGCGCGACATGCCGATCATGTGCGTCCTTGGGAACCCGCCCTATTCCGGTGTGAGTTCCAACACGGGTGAATGGGCCACCAATCTGATAGACCCCTACAAGAAAGAACCCGGCGGTAAGGTAAAGCTCAAAGAGCGGAACCCTAAGTGGGTCAATGACGATTACGTGAAGTTCATTCGTTTTGCCGAACATATGATTTCCAAGACGGGCGAGGGCGTTCTAGGGTTCATCACCAACCACGGTTACATCGATAGCCCAACCTTCCGGGGGATGCGCTGGCATCTGATGCAGAGCTTCGACAAGCTCTATGTCCTCGACCTGCACGGCAACTCGAAGAAGAAAGAAGTCGCACCCGATGGATCAAATGATGTCAACGTTTTCGATATTATGCAGGGCGTGGCCGTCCTGATCGGCGTGAAACATCGCAAGAAGAGCGAGGCCGCAAAGAAGCTACCCGGTCCAGCTGAGGTATTCCATGCTGAATTCTGGGGGGCACGGCGGCAAAAGTATAGCCGCTTGCAACAGTCCAGTTTGGATAGTCTATCCTGGACCAAGCTGGACCCTGACCCAAAATATCTGATGTTCTATCCGATCAACCGGAAGCTCTTGGAAGCCTATGACGCAGGCTTTGAGCTTTCGCAGTTCATGCCTATGAACCAGATCGGATTCCAGTCGCACCGGGACGGCTTTGCCGTCGCCTTCGACAAGAATGTGATGAAAAAGCGCTTCGCTGACATGCTCGATGAACGGCTGTCGGATGATGATCTGAGACGGCGCTATAAACTGACCGACAATCGGGATTGGCAAGTTCAAACAGCAAGGAGTCGTGCAAAAGCGGATGCAGGCCTAGAGGATCGTATTGTGCCTTGTGACTATCGGCCTTTTGATCGGCGATTCTGTATGCTGGATGAAACGGCGATGGACTATCCTCGTTGGACCCTTCTCAAGAATGCCCTATTTGCCGACAACTTCGGACTGAATTTCGTGCGTCAGACCAAATCCCCAGCGTGGCAACACGGGGTGGTATCGAAATTTCCGACCCCCGCCGTCTATGTTGAGATCAAAGATGGATCAAGCTTCGCGCCGCTTTATGTGCGGGAGGACATTGACCAGACTCGCCGCGTGAACTTTGACGCCAAGCTCTGGAAAAAGCTCCGCAAGCTGGCGACTCATCCCTCCCATGGCGAACCCGACGAACTGGCAACCTTCGATTACATTTACGGCGTGTTGCACTGCCCCGATTACCGCAAGACCTTTGCAGAGTTTTTGAAGATCGACTTTCCCCGCATCCCCTGGCCAGCATCCCCCACCGAGTTCTGGGACGTGGCCGAAAAGGGCAGGCAGCTTCGCCGCCTGCACCTGATGGAACCCGTGGCCATCGGAGAGACACCTTACCCATTCCAGGGCGAAGGGGATGGAATAATAACCGAACCAGCTTTCAAGGACAGCAAGGTCTGGATTAACGAAACTCAGCATTTCGCCGATGTGCCGAAGATTGCGTGGGATGCCGTGATCGGTGGCTATCAGCCCGCTCAAAAATGGCTGAAGGACCGGAGGGGCCGCGCCTTGAGCTTCGATGACGTTAAGCACTATCGACAGATCATCAAAATCCTGCTGGAAACCGATCGTATCATGCAGACAATTACGCTGACACTGGATGTTCCAGCATAA
- a CDS encoding GIY-YIG nuclease family protein, translated as MESLSSSGQRYVGLTADLRRRLHKRNAGKSSHTSKYLPWQLVTYIAFADQVKAEAFERYLKSGSGHAFAAKRFW; from the coding sequence ATTGAAAGCCTGTCCAGTTCTGGCCAACGCTATGTTGGTCTGACGGCTGATCTGAGGCGGCGCCTGCACAAGCGTAATGCAGGAAAATCCAGTCATACGTCTAAATACCTGCCGTGGCAGCTTGTCACCTATATCGCTTTCGCCGATCAGGTAAAAGCTGAAGCCTTCGAGCGCTATCTCAAATCGGGTTCTGGGCATGCTTTTGCGGCCAAGCGGTTCTGGTAA
- a CDS encoding MgtC/SapB family protein yields MVIMPTLDPLLTRLAIALAIGLLVGLERGWQAREGEDGARVAGVRTYAITGLLGGVCGLLVPLTGPLVLGLAFVGFAGVFGAFHWRAAVGEKNYSVTGAIAGLATFALGAYAALGTAHIAIAAAVALTILLALKQPLHAWVRNLTWPEVRAGLVLLAMSFLLLPILPNAPIDPWQAINPAEIWVLAIIIAALSFVGYGAVRIIGARAGIALVALAGGLSSSTAVTVTLSRVSKTEPQGTAVLAGGILLAGAVMILRVFIVAASLNRAIILPLAVPLGAAGLVFLGAAALLMLRGQATQDGTALTLQNPLELGVALKLAGFIAVTMLAAKLIAAHFGDTGLYMLAATSGLADVDALTLSLARLSQESLAVPTAAIGIAIAVTTNTLSKAGMAIALGAPRLGLYIAVSSLTAIAVGAGAYWLAA; encoded by the coding sequence ATGGTGATTATGCCGACCCTCGACCCCCTTCTCACCCGCCTCGCCATCGCCCTTGCCATCGGACTGCTCGTCGGGCTGGAGCGCGGCTGGCAGGCGCGCGAGGGGGAGGATGGCGCGCGGGTGGCAGGGGTGCGGACCTATGCGATTACCGGGCTGCTCGGCGGCGTCTGCGGGTTGCTGGTGCCACTCACCGGGCCGCTGGTGCTGGGGCTGGCCTTCGTGGGGTTCGCCGGGGTCTTTGGCGCGTTTCACTGGCGCGCGGCGGTCGGGGAGAAAAACTATAGCGTGACCGGGGCGATTGCTGGGCTGGCCACCTTTGCGCTGGGGGCCTATGCCGCGCTCGGTACCGCCCATATCGCCATCGCCGCCGCCGTCGCGCTGACCATTCTGCTCGCGCTCAAGCAACCGCTGCACGCCTGGGTGCGCAACCTGACGTGGCCGGAGGTGCGGGCGGGTCTGGTGCTGCTGGCGATGAGCTTCCTGCTGCTGCCGATCCTGCCGAACGCGCCGATTGACCCGTGGCAGGCGATCAACCCGGCGGAAATTTGGGTGCTGGCGATTATCATCGCCGCCCTATCCTTCGTCGGCTATGGCGCCGTGCGGATTATCGGCGCGCGGGCGGGGATTGCGCTGGTGGCACTGGCGGGCGGGCTTTCGTCCTCGACGGCGGTGACCGTCACCCTCTCCCGCGTCTCCAAAACCGAACCCCAGGGCACGGCGGTGCTGGCCGGGGGAATATTGCTGGCGGGCGCGGTGATGATCTTGCGCGTCTTCATCGTCGCCGCCTCCCTAAACCGCGCGATCATTCTGCCGCTGGCGGTGCCGCTGGGGGCAGCGGGCCTCGTGTTTCTCGGGGCGGCGGCACTCTTGATGCTGCGGGGGCAGGCAACCCAGGACGGCACGGCGCTGACCCTGCAAAACCCGCTTGAACTCGGCGTGGCGCTGAAGCTCGCCGGGTTCATTGCGGTTACTATGCTGGCCGCCAAGCTGATCGCGGCGCATTTCGGCGATACGGGTCTCTATATGCTCGCGGCAACCTCCGGCCTCGCCGATGTCGATGCGCTCACCCTCTCGCTGGCGCGGCTCAGCCAAGAAAGCCTCGCGGTGCCGACTGCCGCCATCGGCATCGCGATTGCGGTCACGACCAATACGTTGTCGAAGGCGGGAATGGCGATTGCCCTCGGCGCGCCCCGGCTGGGGCTGTATATCGCGGTCAGCAGCCTAACCGCGATTGCCGTGGGGGCCGGGGCCTATTGGCTGGCAGCGTGA
- the rtcR gene encoding RNA repair transcriptional activator RtcR has protein sequence MKPLVVIGFLGSTLDGSKFAPSRWMKWRPTVGLTMHPDLRVDRLVLLHRSVHSPLAAYVAGDIAAVSPETRVEPHVLDFSDPWDFEEVYGRLLDFARAYPFDPETEDYLIHITTGTHVGQICLFLLTEARYLPGRLLQTQPKSGSAEAAGLYSIIDLDLSRYDSIASRFAVQAAEGSSFLKSGIETRNPAFNRMIDEIERVATRSRAPMLLMGPTGAGKSQLARRIYDLKRLKHQVKGPFVEVNCATLKGDGAMSALFGHRKGAFTGAVADRPGLLRSADGGMLFLDEIGELGLDEQAMILRAIEDKRFLPVGADREVTSDFLVIAGTNRDLAAAVTAGQFRDDLLARLNLWTFTLPGLATRREDIAPNLDYELDRFAAREGTRVTFNKEARLRFLAFATGADAAWPGNFRDLAASVTRMATLCPAGRIDLATVTAEIDRLTRLWHRGPADDGLAALLPPETLAALDPFDRVQLAHVIATCRTSRSLSDAGRTLFAASLAHRTSSNDADRLSKYLTRFGLSWKKVRGE, from the coding sequence ATGAAACCGCTCGTCGTCATTGGCTTTCTCGGCTCCACGCTGGACGGCAGCAAATTTGCGCCGTCGCGCTGGATGAAGTGGCGTCCAACGGTGGGCCTGACGATGCACCCCGATTTGCGGGTGGATCGGCTGGTGCTGCTGCACCGTTCGGTCCATAGCCCATTGGCGGCCTATGTGGCGGGGGATATTGCGGCGGTTTCCCCTGAAACCCGGGTGGAGCCGCATGTGCTCGATTTTTCCGACCCGTGGGATTTTGAAGAAGTTTATGGAAGGCTTCTCGATTTCGCCCGAGCCTATCCGTTTGATCCCGAGACGGAAGACTATCTGATTCATATCACCACCGGCACGCACGTTGGCCAGATCTGCCTGTTTTTGCTGACGGAGGCGCGCTATCTGCCCGGGCGGCTGCTGCAAACCCAGCCCAAAAGCGGCAGTGCCGAGGCGGCGGGCCTCTATTCGATCATCGATCTCGATCTTTCGCGGTATGACAGCATCGCCAGCCGCTTTGCCGTGCAGGCGGCGGAGGGCAGTTCGTTCCTGAAATCGGGCATCGAGACCCGCAACCCGGCCTTTAACCGGATGATCGATGAAATCGAGCGGGTGGCGACGCGCAGCCGGGCGCCGATGCTGCTGATGGGGCCGACCGGCGCCGGGAAAAGCCAACTCGCCCGCCGCATCTACGACCTGAAGCGCCTGAAGCATCAGGTGAAAGGCCCGTTCGTCGAGGTGAACTGCGCGACCTTAAAGGGCGATGGCGCGATGAGTGCGCTGTTTGGGCACCGTAAGGGGGCCTTTACCGGCGCGGTCGCGGATCGCCCCGGGTTGCTGCGCAGTGCCGACGGCGGCATGCTGTTTCTCGATGAGATCGGCGAGCTTGGGCTCGACGAGCAGGCGATGATCCTGCGGGCGATTGAGGACAAGCGCTTTCTGCCCGTTGGCGCGGACCGGGAGGTGACGAGCGATTTTCTGGTGATCGCCGGAACCAACCGCGACCTTGCGGCAGCGGTGACGGCGGGGCAGTTCCGCGACGATCTTTTGGCCCGCCTTAACCTTTGGACCTTTACCCTGCCCGGCCTTGCCACGCGGCGGGAGGATATAGCCCCCAATCTTGACTATGAACTCGACCGGTTCGCGGCGCGGGAGGGCACGCGCGTGACCTTCAATAAAGAAGCGCGCCTGCGCTTTCTGGCCTTCGCTACCGGGGCAGACGCGGCTTGGCCCGGCAATTTCCGCGATCTCGCCGCCAGCGTTACCCGCATGGCGACCCTTTGTCCGGCGGGCCGCATCGACCTTGCCACCGTAACCGCCGAAATCGACCGCCTGACCCGCCTGTGGCACCGGGGGCCTGCCGACGATGGTTTAGCCGCTCTCCTGCCCCCGGAAACCCTGGCGGCGCTCGATCCGTTCGACCGGGTGCAACTGGCCCATGTGATCGCTACCTGCCGCACCAGCCGCTCGCTCTCCGACGCGGGCCGCACCCTCTTCGCCGCCTCCTTAGCCCATAGAACCTCCAGCAACGACGCCGACCGGCTTAGCAAATACCTGACCCGGTTCGGACTGAGTTGGAAGAAGGTGCGGGGGGAATAG
- a CDS encoding tyrosine-type recombinase/integrase, whose amino-acid sequence MGLHVLNKLKDAALRSAAVGTYYDGGGLMIKVNRREAGRAYGKWLIRISIQGRRHDLGLGSYPEVSLAAARIAAQSLRDQVAAGQNPLTERIAIRSMPCFEEAARALFAERRPSWKSGKHADQWLGTLEHHAFPKIGRAKVAEIGPGHLRDVLLPIWTTTPETARRLKQRLGMVLDFSISKGWRTEPSPIEVVVKGLPPQRGERGHFAALPHAEMPALLKAIRHAPAAEVTRLALEFLILTAARSGEVRGARWDEIVEIEGIGPVWVIPPERMKAGRQHRVPLAPQAQQVLTQAKAFKTGDLIFPSPKTGQALADMAFTQLLRRLEWPRPVTAHGCRSSFRDWAAETTDTPHDVVEAALAHTLKDKTVAAYLRTDHLERRGFLMVEWANRFS is encoded by the coding sequence GTGGGGCTGCATGTTCTTAATAAGCTGAAGGATGCGGCGCTTCGCTCAGCAGCCGTTGGTACCTACTATGACGGCGGCGGGCTGATGATCAAGGTCAACCGGCGCGAGGCGGGAAGGGCCTATGGCAAATGGTTGATCCGCATCTCCATCCAAGGGCGTCGGCATGATTTGGGCTTGGGGAGCTATCCTGAAGTTTCCCTTGCCGCCGCGCGGATTGCCGCCCAAAGTCTTCGCGATCAGGTGGCTGCCGGGCAAAACCCGCTAACCGAACGGATTGCGATTCGGTCGATGCCCTGTTTTGAGGAAGCGGCGCGCGCGCTTTTTGCGGAACGGCGCCCCTCGTGGAAAAGCGGCAAGCATGCCGATCAATGGCTCGGCACGCTGGAGCATCACGCCTTTCCCAAGATAGGCCGTGCCAAAGTTGCCGAGATTGGGCCGGGGCATTTGCGGGATGTTCTGCTGCCCATTTGGACCACAACCCCCGAAACCGCGCGGCGCTTAAAGCAACGGTTGGGGATGGTTCTTGATTTCAGCATTTCGAAAGGCTGGCGAACAGAGCCAAGCCCGATTGAGGTTGTTGTAAAGGGGCTGCCGCCGCAGCGGGGGGAGCGGGGGCATTTTGCCGCGCTGCCGCACGCGGAGATGCCTGCGCTGCTAAAGGCCATTCGGCACGCGCCCGCTGCCGAAGTTACCCGCTTGGCACTGGAGTTCTTAATCTTAACCGCTGCCCGGTCGGGCGAAGTACGCGGCGCCCGCTGGGATGAAATTGTGGAGATCGAGGGAATTGGCCCGGTGTGGGTTATCCCGCCCGAGCGCATGAAGGCCGGGCGGCAGCACCGCGTTCCGCTGGCCCCACAAGCGCAGCAAGTGTTGACGCAGGCCAAAGCCTTCAAGACCGGCGATTTGATTTTCCCATCGCCCAAGACCGGGCAAGCCCTGGCCGATATGGCGTTTACCCAGTTGTTGCGGCGGCTGGAGTGGCCGCGCCCTGTTACGGCGCATGGGTGCCGGTCGAGCTTTCGCGATTGGGCGGCCGAGACGACCGATACGCCTCACGATGTTGTGGAGGCGGCACTCGCGCACACCCTAAAGGATAAGACGGTTGCAGCGTATCTGCGAACGGATCACCTGGAGCGGCGGGGCTTCTTAATGGTTGAATGGGCTAACCGTTTTAGCTAA
- a CDS encoding MFS transporter: MRADAPALPGDALTLSGMKLFLIILALACGGLGIGTGEFAIMGLLPNVAASFGVSIPHAGWVITAYAAGVVIGAPLIAVAGAKLSRRRLLLLLMIAFTLGNFASAAVRNIDQLLIIRFLTGLPHGAYFGVAALVAASLVPLEKRTQAVGYVMLGLTVATLLGTPIMAILGEALNWRVMFFAVGLIGALTLTLLWLHLPQDKPTVKASVMLELSAFMRPQVLLTLLLAATGFGGMFSIFSYIAATATDYAGLSVAMVPVIMVLFGLGMNAGNLIGSRLADKSLMGTIGGMLVFNILVMTGFGLTAHLPWALCLTIFLLGCTFAAGPAVQTRLMDVARDGQTLAAASMHSAFNIANGLGAWLGGWVIAAGFGYPATGYVGAAMSVFGLGVFGVSLWLERRAAHAASQ, encoded by the coding sequence ATGCGCGCTGACGCCCCCGCACTGCCCGGCGATGCCCTTACCCTTTCTGGGATGAAGCTGTTTCTGATCATCCTAGCCCTGGCCTGTGGCGGGCTGGGGATCGGCACCGGCGAGTTTGCGATTATGGGGCTGCTGCCGAATGTGGCGGCTAGTTTCGGCGTCAGCATCCCGCACGCGGGCTGGGTGATCACGGCCTATGCGGCGGGTGTGGTGATCGGTGCGCCCTTGATCGCCGTTGCCGGGGCGAAGCTATCGCGGCGGCGCTTGCTGCTGCTGTTGATGATCGCTTTTACGCTTGGCAATTTCGCCAGTGCCGCCGTTCGCAACATCGACCAATTGTTGATCATCCGCTTTCTGACCGGTCTGCCGCATGGCGCCTATTTTGGTGTTGCCGCCCTGGTCGCCGCGTCCCTGGTGCCGCTCGAAAAACGCACCCAGGCGGTGGGCTACGTCATGCTCGGGCTAACGGTCGCGACGCTGCTGGGCACGCCGATTATGGCGATTCTGGGCGAAGCGCTGAACTGGCGCGTGATGTTCTTTGCCGTCGGCCTGATCGGCGCGCTGACGCTGACTTTGCTGTGGCTGCATCTGCCGCAGGATAAACCGACCGTCAAAGCCAGCGTTATGTTGGAACTCAGCGCCTTTATGCGCCCGCAGGTGCTGCTAACGCTGCTGCTGGCGGCAACCGGTTTCGGCGGCATGTTCTCCATCTTCAGCTATATCGCCGCGACCGCGACCGATTATGCCGGGCTGTCCGTGGCGATGGTGCCGGTGATCATGGTGCTCTTTGGTCTTGGGATGAATGCCGGGAACCTGATCGGGTCGCGCCTTGCCGATAAATCGCTGATGGGCACCATTGGCGGCATGCTGGTATTCAATATTCTGGTGATGACCGGTTTCGGGCTGACCGCGCATCTGCCCTGGGCGCTATGCCTGACCATCTTCCTGCTCGGCTGCACCTTTGCGGCAGGACCGGCGGTTCAGACCCGGCTGATGGATGTGGCGCGCGATGGGCAGACGCTGGCGGCCGCGTCGATGCATTCCGCCTTCAATATCGCCAACGGCCTCGGTGCCTGGCTGGGCGGTTGGGTGATCGCCGCCGGGTTCGGCTATCCGGCGACGGGTTATGTGGGGGCAGCGATGTCGGTCTTCGGGCTGGGGGTTTTTGGCGTGTCGCTGTGGCTGGAGCGGCGGGCCGCTCACGCTGCCAGCCAATAG
- the rtcA gene encoding RNA 3'-terminal phosphate cyclase: MITIDGSAGEGGGQILRYACALSLITGQPMRVTGIRGGRPKPGLMRQHLTSLEAACTIGTATCEGLAVGSTEIIFHPGKIVPGEYHFAVGTAGSTGLVLQTLLMPLLLADKPSRLVLEGGTHALAAPPFDFTARTLIPILNRMGPQIDARLVRPGFYPRGGGQIEVSVTPAPLRPVSHCERGALQALSAKALYAGIPADIAVREIRCVRSQMGLDEQQVQIEELPPDQGPGNALLLEARFDQVTEIVAGFGQLGVPAEQIAKTAVARMQGYLTSNAVVGPYLADQLLLPFALANGGSFTTVKPSAHSLSAAVIIRQFLGRDCRFVPQSDGRHLMTVASTS, translated from the coding sequence ATGATCACGATTGATGGATCGGCGGGGGAAGGCGGCGGCCAGATTTTGCGCTATGCCTGCGCCCTGTCCCTGATCACCGGGCAGCCGATGCGGGTGACCGGAATTCGCGGTGGGCGACCCAAGCCAGGACTGATGCGCCAGCATCTGACCAGTCTGGAGGCCGCCTGCACCATCGGCACGGCGACGTGCGAGGGGTTGGCGGTCGGCTCGACGGAGATCATTTTCCATCCGGGAAAAATCGTTCCAGGGGAGTATCATTTCGCCGTCGGGACCGCCGGATCGACGGGCCTTGTGCTGCAAACCCTGCTGATGCCCTTACTTCTGGCCGATAAACCGTCCCGCCTTGTGCTGGAGGGCGGCACCCATGCCCTGGCGGCGCCGCCCTTCGATTTTACCGCACGCACGTTGATCCCTATTCTCAATCGCATGGGACCCCAGATCGACGCGCGCCTAGTGCGCCCGGGGTTTTATCCCCGTGGCGGCGGGCAGATCGAGGTGTCGGTCACCCCTGCCCCCCTGCGCCCCGTGTCGCACTGCGAGCGGGGGGCCTTACAGGCGCTTTCCGCCAAGGCCCTCTATGCTGGGATTCCCGCCGATATTGCCGTGCGGGAAATTAGATGCGTCCGCAGTCAAATGGGGCTTGATGAACAGCAGGTGCAGATTGAAGAACTCCCCCCCGACCAGGGGCCGGGAAATGCCCTTCTGCTGGAAGCCCGGTTCGACCAGGTAACGGAAATCGTCGCGGGCTTCGGGCAGTTGGGGGTTCCAGCAGAGCAGATCGCCAAGACAGCCGTCGCCCGGATGCAGGGGTACCTCACCTCAAACGCCGTCGTAGGCCCCTATCTGGCCGATCAACTACTCTTGCCGTTTGCCCTGGCCAATGGTGGCAGTTTTACCACTGTTAAACCGAGCGCCCATAGTCTTAGCGCTGCTGTGATCATCCGGCAATTCTTGGGTCGGGATTGCCGTTTTGTGCCCCAGTCGGATGGCAGGCATTTGATGACCGTCGCCTCAACGTCCTGA
- a CDS encoding RtcB family protein, which produces MMQYDLEPIPGGVPLKMWTRGVPVEDKAREQLARVAQMPFVCHHVAAMPDVHVGIGATVGSVVPTKGAVIPAAVGVDIGCGMMAARTSLMAQDLPDSLEAIRTAIERAVPHGRDVRRGKRDPGAWGDPPPAIIAAWATLADRFKRLTDKYPHLAKANSLTHLGTLGTGNHFIELCLDEAACVWVMLHSGSRGVGNAIGTFFIELAKEDMRTWQINLPDADLAYFQEGTAHFDDYVEAVGWAQDFAALNRKVMMLNVIAALRRVIPKPFDAELEAVNCHHNYVTRERHFGDDLLITRKGAVHAGKGVLGIIPGSMGAKSFIVRGLGNPQSFHSCSHGAGRIMSRTEAKKRVSLAEHIHDTAGVECRKDDGVIDETPKAYKPIDAVMAAQTDLVEVIHTLKQVVCVKG; this is translated from the coding sequence ATGATGCAGTATGATTTAGAGCCGATCCCAGGCGGCGTGCCGTTGAAAATGTGGACGCGCGGCGTACCGGTGGAAGACAAGGCGCGCGAGCAGTTGGCGCGGGTGGCGCAGATGCCCTTCGTTTGCCACCATGTGGCAGCGATGCCTGATGTTCACGTTGGCATCGGCGCAACCGTGGGATCGGTCGTTCCAACAAAGGGCGCCGTAATCCCGGCGGCCGTTGGGGTGGATATTGGCTGCGGCATGATGGCGGCCCGCACCTCGCTCATGGCCCAGGATTTACCCGACAGTCTGGAAGCGATCCGCACCGCTATCGAGCGGGCGGTGCCCCATGGCCGCGACGTGCGACGGGGCAAGCGCGATCCTGGCGCTTGGGGCGATCCGCCGCCCGCCATCATCGCCGCTTGGGCTACCCTCGCCGACCGGTTTAAGCGCTTGACGGATAAATACCCGCATCTCGCGAAAGCCAATAGCCTGACCCATCTCGGCACCCTTGGCACGGGCAACCATTTCATCGAACTCTGTCTTGATGAGGCCGCCTGCGTTTGGGTGATGCTCCATTCCGGCTCCCGCGGGGTCGGTAACGCGATTGGCACCTTCTTTATCGAGCTTGCGAAGGAAGATATGCGCACCTGGCAGATCAATCTGCCCGACGCCGATCTTGCGTATTTCCAGGAAGGCACCGCGCATTTCGATGATTATGTCGAGGCGGTTGGCTGGGCGCAGGATTTCGCGGCCTTAAACCGCAAGGTGATGATGCTGAACGTGATCGCCGCGCTGCGCCGGGTGATCCCCAAACCCTTCGACGCCGAATTGGAAGCGGTTAACTGTCACCATAATTATGTGACGCGCGAGCGGCATTTCGGCGATGACCTATTGATCACGCGGAAAGGCGCTGTTCATGCGGGCAAGGGGGTTCTCGGGATCATTCCGGGGTCGATGGGGGCGAAATCCTTCATCGTTCGCGGGCTTGGGAATCCCCAGTCGTTCCATAGCTGCTCTCACGGGGCCGGTCGCATCATGTCACGCACCGAAGCGAAGAAGCGCGTCTCGTTGGCGGAGCATATTCACGATACCGCCGGCGTCGAGTGCCGCAAAGATGACGGGGTGATCGATGAAACGCCGAAAGCCTATAAGCCCATCGATGCCGTGATGGCTGCCCAGACCGATTTGGTGGAGGTTATTCACACGTTAAAACAGGTCGTTTGCGTTAAGGGCTAG